In Schizosaccharomyces osmophilus chromosome 2, complete sequence, the following proteins share a genomic window:
- a CDS encoding SPAC2C4.08-like, conserved protein produces MDIIHMAKGQGKGTLGADRPLKERERKHAYELKMKREAKLAFETIADKRWNFMVVDFEAYERDHRIITEAGITTRVSDQWQSFHYRLTNHSHLRNGKYVPDEVDNFRFGQSLFLTKAVLREKLNEILQIPSIILVAHGIPNELRYLQLLGVTIPSKVITLDTQNIFSYFEASKLGLNLSEMYVGLRNMLKMLNIPPFCLHNAGNDSKYTSDALQLMVAAFDASMFRDMPIEI; encoded by the coding sequence ATGGACATCATACACATGGCGAAGGgacaaggaaaaggaacGCTTGGAGCAGACAGACCATTAAAGgagagagaaagaaaacatgcATATGaactgaaaatgaaaagagagGCAAAGTtagcttttgaaacaattgcAGACAAAAGGTGGAATTTCATGGTGGTGGATTTCGAAGCATACGAACGGGATCATAGAATCATAACGGAAGCTGGGATCACGACTAGAGTAAGCGATCAATGGCAATCGTTCCACTATCGTCTTACGAATCATTCACATCTTCGAAATGGAAAGTATGTTCCTGATGAAGTAGACAACTTTCGGTTTGGACAGTCCCTTTTTCTGACAAAGGCAGTACTCCGGGAAAAACTAAACGAAATACTTCAGATTCCGAGTATAATTCTAGTCGCCCATGGAATTCCTAATGAACTAAGATATTTGCAACTTTTGGGCGTTACTATCCCTTCTAAAGTCATAACGTTGGATACGCAGAACATATTTTCCTATTTTGAAGCATCCAAGCTCGGTTTGAACCTTTCCGAAATGTATGTAGGTCTTCGAAATATGTTAAAAATGTTAAATATACCTCCATTCTGTCTTCACAACGCAGGAAATGATTCCAAGTATACGTCTGATGCTTTGCAACTCATGGTTGCTGCTTTCGACGCCTCCATGTTTCGAGATATGCCCATTGAAATTTaa
- the dis32 gene encoding 3'-5'-exoribonuclease activity Dis3L2: MRKLTNSKEKEDKKHLKSKSNTNKQTQHKKPAKMKEELTSTEKEQTSDKPTMGLGAGLLEKVKDIVYKSDPSDFKKPNNKKKPASNKQSEKPFGKKPDSKEKISSSSKTPPSNENKGDIQKKPNEKEYKTARSKKQKEKTPKPKTPSATTDENALTKPKSSKEKRSKKNKDDKEAVSEENESKESQRPASTKKNDKSARRKQVYEKYYTRQEVIEGLNSGKLFKGVLRILDNHRSAFVCMEDRSDFYIDGPIARNRALHNDVVVVEPIQGKKENSNSDEHNMSSNEDQPMANEDGDLSETEQQLESLELNEEPAPKVDNPKSCAKVVSIEKRNLVNTIIGIIRPPGWSISNHENVSTKSDFAVFIPKDKRMPFITIHKNDLGDLKVHDWIENILNHKSTLFAARILRWSTYSRYPMGVLKEELGSVTNVEDYTNALLLENGISSEPFSREVLECLPAEDWRITEEELAKRRDFRNDIVITIDPDTAKDLDDAVSCKYLGNGTYELGVHIADVGHFMKPDTPLDTEAASRATTFYLVQKAIPMLPSLLCERLCSLNPQVERLAFSVTWKMNKDGKEVGERWFGKSVIKTCSRLAYGEAQNIIEGKSWAEGVGKPIGGNHSAKDVEEIIMVLCEISRKLRAQRFAKGAVEINSTELKFQLNEYGLPDMCEVYEQKEANHLIEEFMLLANRSVAEKISNSFPANALLRRHASPKEKQINDFCKFMEGLKFNFDASSSSSFNDSMNRLRSFFNPDLVELFENMAVRSLNRAEYFCTGDFPERSDWHHYALSFNHYTHFTSPIRRYPDVIVHRLLENALKQKSPNLSKKVCSKHAEHSNEQRDKANTVQEDSQQLFLSVFISEYCKKHGVSSMPVTAFATRIQDRSIDVYVSQYGISNRVELQNGNNIKSYRILPDDTAVIIKKQDDSETKISLTDKFQVYMYSDYSRTFFSVRCSLFPKT; the protein is encoded by the coding sequence ATGCGAAAATTAACTAATTCCAAAGAGAAAGAGgataaaaaacatttaaaatcaaaaagcaatacaaacaaacagaCACAACATAAAAAACCGGCGaagatgaaagaagaattgacaTCgacagaaaaagaacaaacgTCAGACAAGCCCACGATGGGTTTAGGTGCTGGTTTGCTGGAAAAGGTTAAGGATATAGTCTATAAATCGGATCCATCTGACTTTAAAAAGCCAaataataagaaaaaaccCGCATCCAACAAGCAATCAGAGAAGCCTTTTGGTAAAAAGCCTGATtcgaaagagaaaatatCATCATCTTCCAAGACTCCTCCTTctaatgaaaataaaggagacatacaaaaaaaacccaacgaaaaagaatataaaacTGCAAGATCTAAAAAGCAGAAGGAGAAGAcaccaaaaccaaaaacacCATCTGCAACGACGGATGAAAATGCTTTAACGAAACCTAAAAGTTCGAAGGAAAAGCGGtcaaagaagaacaagGATGATAAAGAGGCTGTTTCtgaggaaaatgaaagcaaagagTCTCAACGGCCAGCTtccacaaaaaaaaacgacaAGAGCGCGAGACGAAAGCAGGTTTACGAAAAGTACTACACTCGTCAAGAAGTAATTGAAGGCTTAAATTCAGGAAAGTTATTCAAAGGAGTTCTACGTATTCTTGACAACCATCGAAGTGCGTTTGTTTGTATGGAAGATCGGTCCGATTTCTACATTGATGGCCCTATTGCTCGGAATCGTGCTCTGCACAACGATGTAGTTGTCGTTGAACCAATTCAAGGTAAGAAGGAAAATAGCAATAGTGATGAACACAACATGAGCTCTAATGAGGATCAGCCTATGGCGAACGAAGACGGAGACCTATCCGAAACTGAACAGCAGCTTGAATCGTTGGAATTAAATGAAGAACCTGCACCGAAGGTTGACAATCCAAAGTCTTGCGCAAAGGTTGTCTCTAttgaaaaacgaaatttaGTAAACACGATCATTGGTATTATTCGTCCTCCTGGATGGTCAATATCAAACCACGAAAATGTTTCCACCAAGAGTGATTTTGCAGTCTTCATACCGAAAGACAAGCGTATGCCATTTATTACTATACACAAGAATGATTTGGGTGATCTGAAGGTTCACGATTGGATCGAAAACATTCTAAACCATAAGTCAACGTTATTCGCTGCTAGGATTTTGAGATGGTCCACTTATTCACGATATCCGATGGGagttttgaaagaagaactaGGTTCTGTAACGAATGTAGAAGATTATACAAACGCATTACTCTTAGAAAATGGGATTTCCAGTGAGCCTTTTAGCCGTGAAGTACTAGAATGTTTGCCAGCTGAGGATTGGAGAATCACAGAGGAAGAATTAGCGAAGCGACGAGATTTTCGAAATGACATCGTCATAACTATAGATCCTGATACAGCTAAAGATCTGGATGATGCTGTTTCCTGTAAATATTTGGGTAATGGGACTTATGAACTTGGTGTCCATATTGCTGATGTGGGTCATTTTATGAAGCCAGATACTCCTCTTGATACGGAGGCTGCTTCTCGAGCCACGACCTTCTATCTTGTGCAAAAGGCAATCCCCATGTTACCCTCATTACTATGTGAGCGTTTATGTTCGTTGAATCCCCAAGTAGAGCGACTTGCATTTAGTGTTACTTGGAAGATGAATAAGGACGGTAAAGAGGTCGGTGAACGCTGGTTTGGTAAAAGTGTCATTAAGACGTGTTCCCGGCTTGCTTATGGCGAGGCACAAAACATCATAGAGGGAAAGTCTTGGGCCGAAGGTGTTGGCAAACCTATAGGAGGAAACCATTCTGCGAAAGATGTGGAGGAAATTATAATGGTGCTTTGCGAAATCTCAAGAAAGTTGCGGGCACAAAGATTCGCAAAAGGAGCTGTGGAAATTAATTCTACAGAACTAAAATTTCAGTTGAATGAATATGGATTGCCAGACATGTGTGAAGTATATGAGCAAAAAGAAGCGAATCACTTGATTGAAGAGTTCATGTTACTCGCGAATCGGTCAGTTGCAGAAAAGATAAGTAATTCATTTCCTGCGAACGCTTTGTTACGTCGACACGCAAGtcctaaagaaaaacaaattaatgATTTTTGCAAGTTTATGGAAGGATTGAAGTTTAACTTTGAtgcttcctcttcctcttcctttAATGACTCAATGAATCGATTAAGAAGTTTCTTCAATCCTGACTTGGTGGAGCTTTTCGAGAATATGGCTGTACGTTCTCTTAATCGTGCTGAATACTTTTGTACGGGTGATTTTCCTGAGCGCAGTGATTGGCATCATTACgcactttcttttaacCATTATACACACTTCACTTCACCCATCCGAAGATATCCGGATGTGATTGTCCATCGTTTGTTAGAAAACGCATTAAAGCAAAAGTCACCTAATTTGTCCAAGAAGGTGTGTTCAAAGCATGCGGAGCATAGCAACGAACAACGCGATAAAGCAAACACTGTTCAAGAGGATAGTCAGCAACTGTTCTTATCTGTATTCATTTCGGAGTATTGTAAAAAACATGGTGTATCTTCCATGCCTGTTACGGCTTTTGCGACAAGAATTCAAGATCGTTCAATTGACGTTTATGTCTCTCAATACGGAATTTCTAATCGAGTAGAACTACAAAACGGAAACAATATAAAGAGCTATAGGATATTACCGGATGACACAGCTGTAATCATTAAGAAGCAAGACGACTCGGAGACAAAGATTTCTTTGACAGATAAGTTTCAGGTGTACATGTATTCTGATTACAGTCGTACCTTTTTTTCAGTCCGCTGTTCGTTATTTCCGAAAACGTAA